A single window of Nicotiana sylvestris chromosome 5, ASM39365v2, whole genome shotgun sequence DNA harbors:
- the LOC104238717 gene encoding COP1-interacting protein 7-like isoform X1, with amino-acid sequence MEGGVDADVLLEYVEFQIFPSRGRYEARTCYDKKVEAASSGLLEQLVLHSPKIKSLHYKGSDSSFKFKPLGNLSDAKWFTKSTLIRFLRIISSSDIIDVAKAMVNEISQLEDARKFHVSLYSKGPQNHVGNRETAGSNYSNSAASTVDADDHPSSSDASKNELLRAMDLRLAALTGELAAIFDKVVGTKCSFEDITNIEKFSYYFGAVDLRNCLQKIVALQQENITGAFLAKEPSLSNNDVRTEKIGPEERDCKTSRASQSDTAVKYRASPAKAAQLERQISSASEQEQPVVERSRTLIRSASPRRSASPMQRVQIGRSGSRRSTALTIKSLNFFPARERSFSHKDESASDNDDGEECEKTSKKSENNVQRISVQDAINLFESKQRGQTVDFQKTKSSLNVSVANKAVLRRWSSGVCERANPVNVASRDPVASLAANKLEDHEIESASEMNPESHPTPESYDAEAADNDCKSNTPQERASSPEEKREESLPNQCEETSEKLNASVEWTRKKEAELNQLLMKMMETKRTKYQNLAPSDCKLQRLSNECRGGFYDHYKEKRDEKLRGETTRKQGEKKKQIKALQQNLHERKEEMVSRNATNDNKKSSIKRTQKAVKNLSEPANPKSRTPKSAVVKKVPLKPSTLPATRKSWSSAPSPRAAGISPAKSPAGPTPTRRISQPVPTATKVERLQPKTVRETQHDTKKSVKGVSEKKLETVTKTSKPRRSKVQPASEDSASSAKPKLSKVTKRSSVVPLESKEPKPFLRKGSGTGSGLSPVRKVKVSSQPEECVADTVDLVQMEEEEMASVSFDPVNQLQDRGLEDLEVHEDKDSEAQAKPPQICENTERFDKVTPNDTDDFGLIEDSTTKTKVEGEPNISPSAWVEIEEHEDQSIPSNGDFCNNGSLDDVVPVRVSSPRVRHSLSQMLLEDNSETDVIDWGSAENPPTMVYQKDTPKGFKRLLKFARKSKNDANSTGFLSPSVFSEGEDDSEDSKILTKRSSDNLVKKATRHAKNAGQQKSASSEVYELSAANGIGRFSAQKLQESHISVSVTTTKATRSFFSLSALKGSKQNDAKLR; translated from the exons ATGGAGGGAGGTGTAGATGCTGATGTTTTGCTTGAGTATGTTGAATTTCAGATTTTTCCAAGCCGGGGCAG GTATGAGGCACGTACGTGCTATGACAAAAAGGTAGAGGCAGCATCCTCTGGGCTTCTGGAGCAATTAGTGCTGCATTCTCCCAAAATCAAATCTTTGCACTACAAAGGATCAGATTCCAGTTTCAAATTTAAACCTCTGGGAAATCTTAGTGATGCTAAATGGTTTACGAAATCCACATTAATCAG ATTTCTTCGTATTATCAGTTCATCAGATATAATCGATGTGGCCAAGGCGATGGTAAATGAAATATCACAGCTTGAAGATGCTCGGAAGTTTCACGTTTCTTTATATTCAAAG GGTCCCCAAAATCATGTCGGGAATAGGGAAACAG CAGGCAGCAACTACTCAAATAGTGCGGCATCAACAGTTGAT GCTGATGATCACCCTTCTTCATCAGATGCCTCCAA GAATGAATTGTTGCGCGCAATGGACTTGAGGCTCGCTGCACTAACAGGAGAATTGGCTGCTATTTTTGACAAAGTTGTTGGCACCAAATGCTCTTTTGAGGATATCACTAACATAGAAAAGTTCTCCTACTATTTTGGAGCTGTTGACTTAAG GAACTGTCTGCAGAAGATTGTTGCATTGCAGCAGGAAAACATAACTGGTGCTTTTCTTGCTAAAGAACCATCTCTGTCTAACAACGATGTCAGGACTGAGAAAATTGGTCCAGAAGAGAGGGATTGTAAGACATCGAGAGCATCACAGTCAGATACAGCTGTGAAGTATAGAGCCTCGCCTGCAAAAGCTGCTCAGCTTGAGAGGCAAATTTCATCAGCAAGTGAGCAGGAACAGCCAGTGGTGGAAAGGAGTCGGACTCTTATAAGATCTGCATCACCAAGGAGGTCTGCATCTCCAATGCAAAGAGTCCAAATTGGGCGCTCTGGATCACGAAGATCCACTGCTTTAACAATAAAGAGTCTGAATTTCTTTCCTGCCAGGGAAAGGTCATTCTCTCATAAAGATGAATCTGCAAGCGATAATGATGACGGGGAAGAATGTGAGAAAACCTCAAAAAAATCTGAGAACAATGTACAAAGAATAAGCGTGCAAGATGCAATTAATCTTTTTGAAAGCAAACAGAGAGGTCAAACAGTAGATTTTCAGAAGACAAAGTCATCATTGAATGTCTCAGTTGCTAATAAAGCAGTATTGAGAAGATGGAGTTCAGGGGTGTGTGAACGTGCTAACCCTGTAAATGTTGCTTCTCGTGATCCAGTAGCTTCCTTAGCTGCCAATAAATTGGAAGATCATGAAATCGAGAGTGCTTCAGAAATGAATCCAGAGTCTCACCCAACTCCAGAAAGCTATGATGCTGAGGCTGCTGACAATGATTGCAAATCAAACACACCTCAAGAAAGAGCATCTAGTCCTGAGGAAAAGAGAGAGGAGTCTCTCCCTAACCAGTGTGAAGAAACAAGTGAGAAATTAAATGCCTCAGTTGAATGGACTCGAAAAAAGGAAGCAGAACTAAACCAATTGCTGATGAAAATGATGGAAACCAAGCGTACCAAATACCAGAACCTGGCACCTAGTGATTGCAAACTCCAACGTCTTTCCAACGAGTGTAGAGGTGGTTTCTATGATCATTACAAAGAAAAGAGGGATGAGAAACTTCGTGGTGAAACTACCAGGAAGCAAGGAGAGAAGAAAAAGCAAATTAAAGCACTACAGCAAAATCTTCATGAGAGAAAAGAGGAGATGGTCTCAAGAAATGCAACTAATGATAATAAAAAATCAAGTATAAAGAGAACACAGAAAGCAGTGAAGAACTTGTCTGAACCTGCCAATCCCAAAAGTAGAACTCCTAAATCTGCAGTCGTAAAGAAAGTTCCATTGAAACCTTCAACGTTGCCAGCAACCCGCAAGTCATGGTCATCTGCACCTTCACCAAGAGCTGCAGGGATATCACCTGCTAAAAGTCCTGCAGGTCCTACACCTACCCGCAGAATATCACAGCCGGTGCCAACCGCTACAAAGGTTGAGAGATTACAACCAAAGACCGTGAGAGAAACACAGCATGATACCAAAAAGAGCGTTAAAGGTGTAAGTGAAAAGAAGTTAGAAACTGTGACAAAAACTAGCAAACCTAGAAGATCCAAAGTTCAGCCTGCTTCTGAAGATTCTGCTTCCTCAGCGAAACCTAAGCTTAGCAAGGTGACAAAGAGAAGTAGCGTGGTGCCTCTGGAATCAAAGGAGCCAAAGCCTTTTCTTCGTAAGGGCTCAGGCACTGGATCTGGTCTTAGTCCAGTGAGAAAGGTTAAAGTTTCATCTCAGCCTGAAGAGTGTGTGGCGGACACTGTAGATTTAGTTCAAATGGAAGAGGAAGAGATGGCTTCTGTTTCATTTGATCCTGTTAATCAACTGCAGGATAGGGGTCTTGAAGATTTAGAAGTCCATGAAGATAAAGACTCTGAAGCTCAGGCAAAACCCCCCCAGATATGTGAAAACACAGAAAGGTTTGATAAGGTTACTCCAAATGACACggatgattttggactgattGAAGATTCTACAACAAAAACAAAGGTTGAAGGAGAACCAAACATCTCACCTAGTGCCTGGGTGGAAATAGAGGAACACGAGGATCAGTCCATTCCAAGTAATGGTGATTTCTGTAATAATGGATCTCTGGATGATGTTGTACCTGTAAGAGTCTCAAGTCCACGAGTTCGTCATTCTCTTTCTCAAATGCTGCTCGAAGACAACAGTGAAACTGACGTTATTGACTGGGGTAGTGCTGAGAATCCTCCAACCATGGTCTATCAGAAGGATACTCCTAAAGGTTTTAAGCGTCTTCTGAAGTTTGCTCGGAAGAGTAAGAACGATGCAAATTCAACTGGTTTTTTAAGCCCCTCTGTATTTTCTGAAGGAGAG
- the LOC104238717 gene encoding COP1-interacting protein 7-like isoform X2, with amino-acid sequence MEGGVDADVLLEYVEFQIFPSRGRYEARTCYDKKVEAASSGLLEQLVLHSPKIKSLHYKGSDSSFKFKPLGNLSDAKWFTKSTLIRFLRIISSSDIIDVAKAMVNEISQLEDARKFHVSLYSKGPQNHVGNRETAGSNYSNSAASTVDADDHPSSSDASKNELLRAMDLRLAALTGELAAIFDKVVGTKCSFEDITNIEKFSYYFGAVDLRNCLQKIVALQQENITGAFLAKEPSLSNNDVRTEKIGPEERDCKTSRASQSDTAVKYRASPAKAAQLERQISSASEQEQPVVERSRTLIRSASPRRSASPMQRVQIGRSGSRRSTALTIKSLNFFPARERSFSHKDESASDNDDGEECEKTSKKSENNVQRISVQDAINLFESKQRGQTVDFQKTKSSLNVSVANKAVLRRWSSGVCERANPVNVASRDPVASLAANKLEDHEIESASEMNPESHPTPESYDAEAADNDCKSNTPQERASSPEEKREESLPNQCEETSEKLNASVEWTRKKEAELNQLLMKMMETKRTKYQNLAPSDCKLQRLSNECRGGFYDHYKEKRDEKLRGETTRKQGEKKKQIKALQQNLHERKEEMVSRNATNDNKKSSIKRTQKAVKNLSEPANPKSRTPKSAVVKKVPLKPSTLPATRKSWSSAPSPRAAGISPAKSPAGPTPTRRISQPVPTATKVERLQPKTVRETQHDTKKSVKGVSEKKLETVTKTSKPRRSKVQPASEDSASSAKPKLSKVTKRSSVVPLESKEPKPFLRKGSGTGSGLSPVRKVKVSSQPEECVADTVDLVQMEEEEMASVSFDPVNQLQDRGLEDLEVHEDKDSEAQAKPPQICENTERFDKVTPNDTDDFGLIEDSTTKTKVEGEPNISPSAWVEIEEHEDQSIPSNGDFCNNGSLDDVVPVRVSSPRVRHSLSQMLLEDNSETDVIDWGSAENPPTMVYQKDTPKGFKRLLKFARKSKNDANSTGFLSPSVFSEGEDDSEDSKILTKRSSDNLVKKATRHAKNAGQQKSASSEVYELSANGIGRFSAQKLQESHISVSVTTTKATRSFFSLSALKGSKQNDAKLR; translated from the exons ATGGAGGGAGGTGTAGATGCTGATGTTTTGCTTGAGTATGTTGAATTTCAGATTTTTCCAAGCCGGGGCAG GTATGAGGCACGTACGTGCTATGACAAAAAGGTAGAGGCAGCATCCTCTGGGCTTCTGGAGCAATTAGTGCTGCATTCTCCCAAAATCAAATCTTTGCACTACAAAGGATCAGATTCCAGTTTCAAATTTAAACCTCTGGGAAATCTTAGTGATGCTAAATGGTTTACGAAATCCACATTAATCAG ATTTCTTCGTATTATCAGTTCATCAGATATAATCGATGTGGCCAAGGCGATGGTAAATGAAATATCACAGCTTGAAGATGCTCGGAAGTTTCACGTTTCTTTATATTCAAAG GGTCCCCAAAATCATGTCGGGAATAGGGAAACAG CAGGCAGCAACTACTCAAATAGTGCGGCATCAACAGTTGAT GCTGATGATCACCCTTCTTCATCAGATGCCTCCAA GAATGAATTGTTGCGCGCAATGGACTTGAGGCTCGCTGCACTAACAGGAGAATTGGCTGCTATTTTTGACAAAGTTGTTGGCACCAAATGCTCTTTTGAGGATATCACTAACATAGAAAAGTTCTCCTACTATTTTGGAGCTGTTGACTTAAG GAACTGTCTGCAGAAGATTGTTGCATTGCAGCAGGAAAACATAACTGGTGCTTTTCTTGCTAAAGAACCATCTCTGTCTAACAACGATGTCAGGACTGAGAAAATTGGTCCAGAAGAGAGGGATTGTAAGACATCGAGAGCATCACAGTCAGATACAGCTGTGAAGTATAGAGCCTCGCCTGCAAAAGCTGCTCAGCTTGAGAGGCAAATTTCATCAGCAAGTGAGCAGGAACAGCCAGTGGTGGAAAGGAGTCGGACTCTTATAAGATCTGCATCACCAAGGAGGTCTGCATCTCCAATGCAAAGAGTCCAAATTGGGCGCTCTGGATCACGAAGATCCACTGCTTTAACAATAAAGAGTCTGAATTTCTTTCCTGCCAGGGAAAGGTCATTCTCTCATAAAGATGAATCTGCAAGCGATAATGATGACGGGGAAGAATGTGAGAAAACCTCAAAAAAATCTGAGAACAATGTACAAAGAATAAGCGTGCAAGATGCAATTAATCTTTTTGAAAGCAAACAGAGAGGTCAAACAGTAGATTTTCAGAAGACAAAGTCATCATTGAATGTCTCAGTTGCTAATAAAGCAGTATTGAGAAGATGGAGTTCAGGGGTGTGTGAACGTGCTAACCCTGTAAATGTTGCTTCTCGTGATCCAGTAGCTTCCTTAGCTGCCAATAAATTGGAAGATCATGAAATCGAGAGTGCTTCAGAAATGAATCCAGAGTCTCACCCAACTCCAGAAAGCTATGATGCTGAGGCTGCTGACAATGATTGCAAATCAAACACACCTCAAGAAAGAGCATCTAGTCCTGAGGAAAAGAGAGAGGAGTCTCTCCCTAACCAGTGTGAAGAAACAAGTGAGAAATTAAATGCCTCAGTTGAATGGACTCGAAAAAAGGAAGCAGAACTAAACCAATTGCTGATGAAAATGATGGAAACCAAGCGTACCAAATACCAGAACCTGGCACCTAGTGATTGCAAACTCCAACGTCTTTCCAACGAGTGTAGAGGTGGTTTCTATGATCATTACAAAGAAAAGAGGGATGAGAAACTTCGTGGTGAAACTACCAGGAAGCAAGGAGAGAAGAAAAAGCAAATTAAAGCACTACAGCAAAATCTTCATGAGAGAAAAGAGGAGATGGTCTCAAGAAATGCAACTAATGATAATAAAAAATCAAGTATAAAGAGAACACAGAAAGCAGTGAAGAACTTGTCTGAACCTGCCAATCCCAAAAGTAGAACTCCTAAATCTGCAGTCGTAAAGAAAGTTCCATTGAAACCTTCAACGTTGCCAGCAACCCGCAAGTCATGGTCATCTGCACCTTCACCAAGAGCTGCAGGGATATCACCTGCTAAAAGTCCTGCAGGTCCTACACCTACCCGCAGAATATCACAGCCGGTGCCAACCGCTACAAAGGTTGAGAGATTACAACCAAAGACCGTGAGAGAAACACAGCATGATACCAAAAAGAGCGTTAAAGGTGTAAGTGAAAAGAAGTTAGAAACTGTGACAAAAACTAGCAAACCTAGAAGATCCAAAGTTCAGCCTGCTTCTGAAGATTCTGCTTCCTCAGCGAAACCTAAGCTTAGCAAGGTGACAAAGAGAAGTAGCGTGGTGCCTCTGGAATCAAAGGAGCCAAAGCCTTTTCTTCGTAAGGGCTCAGGCACTGGATCTGGTCTTAGTCCAGTGAGAAAGGTTAAAGTTTCATCTCAGCCTGAAGAGTGTGTGGCGGACACTGTAGATTTAGTTCAAATGGAAGAGGAAGAGATGGCTTCTGTTTCATTTGATCCTGTTAATCAACTGCAGGATAGGGGTCTTGAAGATTTAGAAGTCCATGAAGATAAAGACTCTGAAGCTCAGGCAAAACCCCCCCAGATATGTGAAAACACAGAAAGGTTTGATAAGGTTACTCCAAATGACACggatgattttggactgattGAAGATTCTACAACAAAAACAAAGGTTGAAGGAGAACCAAACATCTCACCTAGTGCCTGGGTGGAAATAGAGGAACACGAGGATCAGTCCATTCCAAGTAATGGTGATTTCTGTAATAATGGATCTCTGGATGATGTTGTACCTGTAAGAGTCTCAAGTCCACGAGTTCGTCATTCTCTTTCTCAAATGCTGCTCGAAGACAACAGTGAAACTGACGTTATTGACTGGGGTAGTGCTGAGAATCCTCCAACCATGGTCTATCAGAAGGATACTCCTAAAGGTTTTAAGCGTCTTCTGAAGTTTGCTCGGAAGAGTAAGAACGATGCAAATTCAACTGGTTTTTTAAGCCCCTCTGTATTTTCTGAAGGAGAG
- the LOC104238717 gene encoding COP1-interacting protein 7-like isoform X3 has translation MEGGVDADVLLEYVEFQIFPSRGRYEARTCYDKKVEAASSGLLEQLVLHSPKIKSLHYKGSDSSFKFKPLGNLSDAKWFTKSTLIRFLRIISSSDIIDVAKAMVNEISQLEDARKFHVSLYSKGPQNHVGNRETGSNYSNSAASTVDADDHPSSSDASKNELLRAMDLRLAALTGELAAIFDKVVGTKCSFEDITNIEKFSYYFGAVDLRNCLQKIVALQQENITGAFLAKEPSLSNNDVRTEKIGPEERDCKTSRASQSDTAVKYRASPAKAAQLERQISSASEQEQPVVERSRTLIRSASPRRSASPMQRVQIGRSGSRRSTALTIKSLNFFPARERSFSHKDESASDNDDGEECEKTSKKSENNVQRISVQDAINLFESKQRGQTVDFQKTKSSLNVSVANKAVLRRWSSGVCERANPVNVASRDPVASLAANKLEDHEIESASEMNPESHPTPESYDAEAADNDCKSNTPQERASSPEEKREESLPNQCEETSEKLNASVEWTRKKEAELNQLLMKMMETKRTKYQNLAPSDCKLQRLSNECRGGFYDHYKEKRDEKLRGETTRKQGEKKKQIKALQQNLHERKEEMVSRNATNDNKKSSIKRTQKAVKNLSEPANPKSRTPKSAVVKKVPLKPSTLPATRKSWSSAPSPRAAGISPAKSPAGPTPTRRISQPVPTATKVERLQPKTVRETQHDTKKSVKGVSEKKLETVTKTSKPRRSKVQPASEDSASSAKPKLSKVTKRSSVVPLESKEPKPFLRKGSGTGSGLSPVRKVKVSSQPEECVADTVDLVQMEEEEMASVSFDPVNQLQDRGLEDLEVHEDKDSEAQAKPPQICENTERFDKVTPNDTDDFGLIEDSTTKTKVEGEPNISPSAWVEIEEHEDQSIPSNGDFCNNGSLDDVVPVRVSSPRVRHSLSQMLLEDNSETDVIDWGSAENPPTMVYQKDTPKGFKRLLKFARKSKNDANSTGFLSPSVFSEGEDDSEDSKILTKRSSDNLVKKATRHAKNAGQQKSASSEVYELSAANGIGRFSAQKLQESHISVSVTTTKATRSFFSLSALKGSKQNDAKLR, from the exons ATGGAGGGAGGTGTAGATGCTGATGTTTTGCTTGAGTATGTTGAATTTCAGATTTTTCCAAGCCGGGGCAG GTATGAGGCACGTACGTGCTATGACAAAAAGGTAGAGGCAGCATCCTCTGGGCTTCTGGAGCAATTAGTGCTGCATTCTCCCAAAATCAAATCTTTGCACTACAAAGGATCAGATTCCAGTTTCAAATTTAAACCTCTGGGAAATCTTAGTGATGCTAAATGGTTTACGAAATCCACATTAATCAG ATTTCTTCGTATTATCAGTTCATCAGATATAATCGATGTGGCCAAGGCGATGGTAAATGAAATATCACAGCTTGAAGATGCTCGGAAGTTTCACGTTTCTTTATATTCAAAG GGTCCCCAAAATCATGTCGGGAATAGGGAAACAG GCAGCAACTACTCAAATAGTGCGGCATCAACAGTTGAT GCTGATGATCACCCTTCTTCATCAGATGCCTCCAA GAATGAATTGTTGCGCGCAATGGACTTGAGGCTCGCTGCACTAACAGGAGAATTGGCTGCTATTTTTGACAAAGTTGTTGGCACCAAATGCTCTTTTGAGGATATCACTAACATAGAAAAGTTCTCCTACTATTTTGGAGCTGTTGACTTAAG GAACTGTCTGCAGAAGATTGTTGCATTGCAGCAGGAAAACATAACTGGTGCTTTTCTTGCTAAAGAACCATCTCTGTCTAACAACGATGTCAGGACTGAGAAAATTGGTCCAGAAGAGAGGGATTGTAAGACATCGAGAGCATCACAGTCAGATACAGCTGTGAAGTATAGAGCCTCGCCTGCAAAAGCTGCTCAGCTTGAGAGGCAAATTTCATCAGCAAGTGAGCAGGAACAGCCAGTGGTGGAAAGGAGTCGGACTCTTATAAGATCTGCATCACCAAGGAGGTCTGCATCTCCAATGCAAAGAGTCCAAATTGGGCGCTCTGGATCACGAAGATCCACTGCTTTAACAATAAAGAGTCTGAATTTCTTTCCTGCCAGGGAAAGGTCATTCTCTCATAAAGATGAATCTGCAAGCGATAATGATGACGGGGAAGAATGTGAGAAAACCTCAAAAAAATCTGAGAACAATGTACAAAGAATAAGCGTGCAAGATGCAATTAATCTTTTTGAAAGCAAACAGAGAGGTCAAACAGTAGATTTTCAGAAGACAAAGTCATCATTGAATGTCTCAGTTGCTAATAAAGCAGTATTGAGAAGATGGAGTTCAGGGGTGTGTGAACGTGCTAACCCTGTAAATGTTGCTTCTCGTGATCCAGTAGCTTCCTTAGCTGCCAATAAATTGGAAGATCATGAAATCGAGAGTGCTTCAGAAATGAATCCAGAGTCTCACCCAACTCCAGAAAGCTATGATGCTGAGGCTGCTGACAATGATTGCAAATCAAACACACCTCAAGAAAGAGCATCTAGTCCTGAGGAAAAGAGAGAGGAGTCTCTCCCTAACCAGTGTGAAGAAACAAGTGAGAAATTAAATGCCTCAGTTGAATGGACTCGAAAAAAGGAAGCAGAACTAAACCAATTGCTGATGAAAATGATGGAAACCAAGCGTACCAAATACCAGAACCTGGCACCTAGTGATTGCAAACTCCAACGTCTTTCCAACGAGTGTAGAGGTGGTTTCTATGATCATTACAAAGAAAAGAGGGATGAGAAACTTCGTGGTGAAACTACCAGGAAGCAAGGAGAGAAGAAAAAGCAAATTAAAGCACTACAGCAAAATCTTCATGAGAGAAAAGAGGAGATGGTCTCAAGAAATGCAACTAATGATAATAAAAAATCAAGTATAAAGAGAACACAGAAAGCAGTGAAGAACTTGTCTGAACCTGCCAATCCCAAAAGTAGAACTCCTAAATCTGCAGTCGTAAAGAAAGTTCCATTGAAACCTTCAACGTTGCCAGCAACCCGCAAGTCATGGTCATCTGCACCTTCACCAAGAGCTGCAGGGATATCACCTGCTAAAAGTCCTGCAGGTCCTACACCTACCCGCAGAATATCACAGCCGGTGCCAACCGCTACAAAGGTTGAGAGATTACAACCAAAGACCGTGAGAGAAACACAGCATGATACCAAAAAGAGCGTTAAAGGTGTAAGTGAAAAGAAGTTAGAAACTGTGACAAAAACTAGCAAACCTAGAAGATCCAAAGTTCAGCCTGCTTCTGAAGATTCTGCTTCCTCAGCGAAACCTAAGCTTAGCAAGGTGACAAAGAGAAGTAGCGTGGTGCCTCTGGAATCAAAGGAGCCAAAGCCTTTTCTTCGTAAGGGCTCAGGCACTGGATCTGGTCTTAGTCCAGTGAGAAAGGTTAAAGTTTCATCTCAGCCTGAAGAGTGTGTGGCGGACACTGTAGATTTAGTTCAAATGGAAGAGGAAGAGATGGCTTCTGTTTCATTTGATCCTGTTAATCAACTGCAGGATAGGGGTCTTGAAGATTTAGAAGTCCATGAAGATAAAGACTCTGAAGCTCAGGCAAAACCCCCCCAGATATGTGAAAACACAGAAAGGTTTGATAAGGTTACTCCAAATGACACggatgattttggactgattGAAGATTCTACAACAAAAACAAAGGTTGAAGGAGAACCAAACATCTCACCTAGTGCCTGGGTGGAAATAGAGGAACACGAGGATCAGTCCATTCCAAGTAATGGTGATTTCTGTAATAATGGATCTCTGGATGATGTTGTACCTGTAAGAGTCTCAAGTCCACGAGTTCGTCATTCTCTTTCTCAAATGCTGCTCGAAGACAACAGTGAAACTGACGTTATTGACTGGGGTAGTGCTGAGAATCCTCCAACCATGGTCTATCAGAAGGATACTCCTAAAGGTTTTAAGCGTCTTCTGAAGTTTGCTCGGAAGAGTAAGAACGATGCAAATTCAACTGGTTTTTTAAGCCCCTCTGTATTTTCTGAAGGAGAG